A portion of the Enterobacter sp. SA187 genome contains these proteins:
- the nasR gene encoding nitrate regulatory protein NasR (NasR is a transcription antiterminator and transcriptional regulator for the nasFEDCBA operon) yields the protein MTINADRANSAIDWFRYARQIQKQQLRQLAQSGELASRICHLVHMLQCERGASNIWLCSQGRLYEAECRASRALVDEQRQALLPLLRFDQPLNSSALCQRIASALWGLEQLPELRQRVHEQRTEAAEAMEQFSATIRHLLSIVPQLNDTLDDPRIVQPLVALYSLMQGKELAGQERALGALGFTLGHFSDALRQRLVDRIDGQQPCFDTFLSLTTGELSDIFHARCGATLEIEQLRRLACTRQPPQDQGENALRWFVLHTQRLEQLRALEESLIDALMHTVATLLAEEDQAPPLSAAFLEPAGEGLSLCSDHQLLPLVRQQARELDQLTTQLASLKASLDERKVIDSAKHVLMTHQNMTEEQAWQCLRKMAMDKNQRMVEIARALLTVKNLWQ from the coding sequence ATGACCATAAATGCTGACCGCGCGAACAGCGCCATCGACTGGTTTCGTTACGCGCGCCAGATCCAGAAACAACAACTCCGCCAGCTGGCGCAGTCGGGTGAGCTGGCAAGCAGGATCTGCCATCTGGTGCATATGCTACAGTGCGAACGCGGCGCTTCCAACATCTGGCTCTGTTCGCAGGGGCGATTGTATGAAGCCGAGTGTCGCGCCAGCCGCGCGCTGGTGGATGAACAACGGCAGGCGCTGCTGCCGCTGCTGCGTTTTGACCAGCCGCTGAACAGCAGCGCCCTGTGCCAGCGTATCGCCTCCGCGCTCTGGGGGCTGGAACAGCTGCCTGAATTACGTCAGCGCGTGCACGAACAACGAACAGAAGCAGCGGAAGCCATGGAACAGTTCAGTGCCACCATCCGTCATCTGTTAAGTATTGTGCCGCAGCTGAACGACACCCTCGACGATCCGCGCATTGTGCAGCCGCTGGTGGCGCTCTACAGCCTGATGCAGGGTAAAGAGCTGGCGGGGCAGGAGCGGGCGCTGGGGGCGCTTGGTTTTACCCTCGGTCATTTCAGCGACGCCCTGCGCCAGCGGCTGGTGGATCGCATCGACGGTCAGCAGCCCTGTTTTGATACTTTCCTTTCGCTCACCACCGGCGAACTGAGCGACATTTTTCACGCCCGCTGCGGGGCGACGCTGGAGATCGAACAGCTGCGTCGTCTGGCCTGTACCCGTCAGCCGCCGCAGGATCAGGGGGAAAACGCGCTGCGCTGGTTTGTGCTGCACACGCAGCGGCTGGAACAGCTACGCGCGCTGGAAGAATCACTGATCGACGCCCTGATGCATACCGTGGCGACCTTACTGGCGGAAGAGGATCAGGCCCCGCCGCTAAGCGCCGCCTTTCTTGAACCCGCCGGGGAGGGGCTGTCGCTGTGCTCTGATCATCAGCTGTTGCCGCTGGTGCGCCAGCAGGCGCGCGAACTGGATCAGCTCACTACGCAGCTGGCGTCGCTGAAAGCCTCCCTCGACGAGCGCAAGGTGATCGACAGCGCCAAGCACGTGCTGATGACACACCAGAATATGACCGAAGAGCAGGCATGGCAGTGCCTGCGCAAAATGGCGATGGACAAAAACCAGCGCATGGTGGAGATCGCCCGGGCGCTGTTAACGGTGAAAAATCTCTGGCAGTAA
- the sirB1 gene encoding invasion regulator SirB1: MKSLADFEFNKAPLCDGMILVSELIRDDFPSQYVYDELEGLVSLAREEISEAKPQDWQLEKLIELFYGEWGFRDTRGVYRLSDALWLDHVLKNRQGSAVSLGAILLWVADRLDIPLMPVIFPTQLILRAEWMDSEMWLINPFNGDTLDEHTLEVWLKGNISPIAELFNEDLDEADNAEVIRKLLDTLKSALMEEQQMELALRASEALLQFNPEDPYEIRDRGLIYAQLDCDHVALNDLSYFVEQCPEDPISEMIRAQINNIAHKQITLH, from the coding sequence ATGAAGTCGTTGGCAGATTTCGAATTTAATAAAGCGCCGTTATGTGACGGGATGATCCTCGTATCGGAGTTGATCCGCGATGATTTCCCCTCACAGTATGTCTACGACGAGCTGGAAGGGCTGGTCAGTCTGGCCCGGGAAGAGATTAGCGAGGCGAAGCCTCAGGACTGGCAACTGGAGAAACTCATCGAGCTGTTTTACGGTGAGTGGGGCTTTCGGGACACGCGCGGCGTCTACCGCCTGTCAGATGCTCTGTGGCTGGATCACGTGCTGAAAAATCGTCAGGGCAGCGCCGTTTCACTGGGCGCCATTTTGCTGTGGGTCGCGGACAGGCTGGATATTCCGCTGATGCCGGTGATCTTCCCGACGCAGTTAATTTTACGCGCCGAATGGATGGACAGCGAAATGTGGCTGATCAATCCGTTCAACGGCGACACGCTGGACGAGCACACCCTCGAAGTGTGGCTCAAGGGTAATATCAGCCCCATTGCGGAACTCTTTAATGAAGATCTGGACGAGGCCGACAACGCCGAAGTGATCCGCAAACTGCTGGATACGCTGAAATCGGCGCTGATGGAAGAGCAGCAAATGGAGCTGGCCCTGCGCGCCAGCGAAGCGCTGTTACAGTTCAATCCCGAAGATCCGTATGAAATTCGCGACCGCGGCCTGATTTATGCCCAGCTCGACTGCGACCATGTCGCGCTCAATGATTTAAGTTATTTTGTAGAACAATGTCCGGAAGATCCGATCAGCGAAATGATCCGCGCGCAGATTAACAACATCGCGCACAAGCAGATCACGCTGCACTGA
- the kdsA gene encoding 3-deoxy-8-phosphooctulonate synthase, with product MKQKVVSIGDINVANDLPFVLFGGMNVLESRDLAMRICEHYVTVTQKMGIPYVFKASFDKANRSSIHSYRGPGLEEGMKIFQELKQTFGVKVITDVHEASQAQPVSEVVDVIQLPAFLARQTDLVEAMAKTGAVINVKKPQFVSPGQMGNIVDKFREGGNEKVILCDRGANFGYDNLVVDMLGFSVMKKVSGNSPVIFDVTHALQCRDPFGAASSGRRGQVTELARAGMATGLAGLFIEAHPDPDNAKCDGPSALPLAKLEQFLTQIKAIDDLVKSFPELDTEH from the coding sequence ATGAAACAAAAAGTGGTTAGCATTGGCGATATTAACGTGGCAAACGACCTGCCGTTCGTGCTGTTTGGCGGTATGAACGTGCTGGAGTCACGCGATCTTGCTATGCGTATTTGTGAACACTACGTGACTGTTACGCAGAAAATGGGTATTCCGTACGTGTTCAAGGCCTCTTTTGACAAAGCCAACCGCTCGTCTATTCACTCCTACCGTGGCCCGGGCCTCGAAGAAGGGATGAAAATCTTCCAGGAGCTGAAGCAGACCTTTGGCGTGAAAGTGATCACCGACGTGCACGAAGCCAGCCAGGCGCAGCCGGTATCCGAAGTGGTTGACGTGATCCAACTGCCGGCCTTCCTAGCCCGTCAGACCGACCTGGTGGAAGCCATGGCGAAAACCGGTGCGGTGATCAACGTGAAGAAACCGCAGTTCGTAAGCCCTGGCCAGATGGGCAACATCGTGGATAAATTCCGCGAAGGCGGTAACGAGAAGGTGATCCTGTGCGACCGTGGCGCTAACTTCGGCTACGACAACCTGGTGGTGGACATGCTCGGCTTCAGCGTGATGAAGAAAGTCTCCGGCAACTCCCCGGTGATTTTCGACGTGACCCACGCCCTGCAGTGCCGCGATCCCTTTGGCGCGGCGTCAAGCGGCCGTCGCGGTCAGGTGACCGAGCTGGCACGCGCCGGCATGGCAACGGGGCTTGCGGGTCTGTTTATCGAAGCGCACCCGGACCCGGATAACGCGAAGTGTGACGGCCCGTCCGCACTGCCGCTGGCGAAGCTGGAACAGTTCCTCACCCAGATCAAAGCCATTGACGATCTGGTGAAAAGCTTCCCTGAGCTGGATACCGAGCACTAA
- the chaA gene encoding sodium-potassium/proton antiporter ChaA yields the protein MPTTIEAVKTRHKETSLIFPVVALAVLLLWGSSQSLPVVIGINLLALVGILSSAFSVVRHADVLAHRLGEPYGSLILSLSVVILEVSLISALMATGDAAPTLMRDTLYSIIMIVTGGLVGFSLLLGGQKFATQYMNLFGIKQYLIALFPLAVIVLVFPMALPGGNFSTSQALLVALISAAMYGVFLLIQTKTHQSLFVYEHEDDGDDDDPHHGKPSAHSNLWHALWLIIHLVAVIAVTKMNANPLETLLTELNAPVAFTGFLVALLILSPEGLGALRAVLNNQVQRAMNLFFGSVLATISLTVPVVTLIAWATGNDLVFSLGGPEMIVMLSALLLCQLSFSTGRTNVLNGAAHLALFIAYLMTIFA from the coding sequence ATGCCGACAACGATCGAGGCGGTTAAAACCCGCCACAAGGAGACCTCCCTCATTTTCCCGGTAGTGGCCCTGGCAGTGCTGCTGCTGTGGGGAAGCAGCCAGTCACTGCCAGTGGTCATTGGTATCAACCTGCTGGCGCTGGTCGGGATATTAAGCAGCGCATTTAGTGTGGTACGCCATGCCGATGTTCTGGCACACCGCCTCGGCGAGCCTTACGGTTCATTAATTTTAAGTCTTTCCGTCGTTATTCTCGAAGTGAGCCTTATTTCCGCCCTGATGGCGACCGGCGATGCCGCGCCGACGCTGATGCGCGATACGCTCTATTCCATCATTATGATTGTGACCGGCGGTCTGGTGGGCTTTTCACTGCTGCTGGGTGGTCAGAAATTCGCCACCCAGTATATGAATCTGTTTGGCATTAAACAGTATCTGATCGCCCTCTTCCCGCTGGCGGTGATTGTGCTGGTCTTCCCCATGGCGCTGCCGGGCGGTAATTTCAGCACCTCGCAAGCCCTGCTGGTCGCGCTGATTTCCGCCGCCATGTACGGCGTTTTCCTGCTGATCCAGACCAAAACGCACCAGAGCCTGTTTGTTTACGAGCATGAAGATGATGGCGATGATGACGATCCGCACCACGGCAAGCCCTCCGCGCACAGTAATCTGTGGCACGCGCTGTGGCTGATTATTCATCTGGTTGCGGTTATCGCCGTCACCAAAATGAACGCGAATCCGCTGGAAACGCTGCTGACGGAGCTTAACGCCCCTGTCGCCTTTACCGGTTTCCTGGTGGCGCTGCTGATCCTCTCGCCGGAAGGCCTGGGCGCGCTGCGCGCGGTGCTGAATAATCAGGTGCAGCGTGCGATGAACCTGTTCTTTGGTTCGGTGCTGGCGACCATTTCTCTGACCGTACCAGTAGTGACGCTGATCGCCTGGGCGACGGGTAACGATCTGGTGTTCAGCCTGGGCGGGCCGGAGATGATTGTTATGCTGTCCGCGCTGTTGCTGTGTCAGCTGTCATTCTCGACCGGTCGCACCAATGTGCTGAACGGCGCGGCGCATCTGGCGCTGTTTATCGCCTATCTGATGACGATATTCGCCTGA
- a CDS encoding CmpA/NrtA family ABC transporter substrate-binding protein, translating to MADSTFSLSRRRLLQATAVMGGSLLLPGVMQAAYAAGSDKPEQQIVRVGFIPLTDCAPLVIAALKGFDKKYGITLVPTKEASWAAVRDKLTSGELDAAHVLYGLLYGLEMGIGPKPQAMANLMTLNQNGQAITLSAELQEKGIRDAAGLKTLIGQSAPGSYTFAHTFPTGTHAMWLYYWLANAGINPFDDIRTVVVPPPQMVMNMRIGNMVGFCVGEPWNTRAINDRIGFTAATSQEIWPDHPEKILGTRRAWVEQNPHTARALVAAVLEAARWIDASAENKRETARILARRAWLNTKEQFLTGRLLGEYDNGAGRRWQDAHAIRFFNEGQVNYPWHSDGMWFLTQFRRWGLLKTAPDYAAIAARINRTDIFSDAAAQVGGISLPSSPLRASTLIDGTVWNGTDPEGYASRFAIQRKGA from the coding sequence ATGGCTGATTCAACCTTTTCTCTTTCCCGCCGACGCCTGTTACAGGCCACCGCCGTTATGGGCGGCAGCCTGTTGTTACCGGGCGTGATGCAGGCGGCTTATGCGGCAGGCTCTGACAAGCCGGAGCAGCAGATCGTGCGCGTCGGTTTTATCCCGCTTACCGACTGCGCGCCGCTGGTGATCGCCGCCCTTAAAGGCTTCGATAAAAAATATGGCATCACCCTTGTACCAACCAAAGAAGCCAGTTGGGCGGCGGTGCGCGACAAACTTACTTCCGGCGAGCTGGATGCGGCGCACGTGCTGTACGGGCTGCTTTACGGGCTGGAGATGGGCATCGGCCCCAAACCCCAGGCGATGGCGAACCTGATGACGCTGAACCAGAACGGCCAGGCGATCACCCTGTCGGCGGAGTTGCAGGAGAAAGGCATTCGTGATGCCGCCGGACTGAAAACCCTGATCGGCCAGAGCGCGCCAGGCAGCTACACCTTCGCACACACCTTTCCGACCGGCACCCATGCCATGTGGCTCTACTACTGGCTGGCTAACGCCGGGATCAACCCCTTTGACGATATCCGCACCGTGGTGGTGCCGCCGCCGCAGATGGTGATGAACATGCGTATCGGCAATATGGTCGGGTTTTGCGTCGGCGAGCCGTGGAACACCCGCGCCATTAACGATCGCATCGGCTTTACCGCAGCGACCTCGCAGGAGATCTGGCCCGATCATCCGGAAAAAATCCTCGGCACCCGCCGCGCCTGGGTGGAGCAGAATCCGCACACCGCGCGGGCGCTGGTGGCGGCGGTGCTGGAGGCCGCCCGCTGGATCGACGCCTCGGCGGAAAACAAACGCGAAACCGCGCGCATTCTTGCCCGTCGCGCCTGGCTTAATACCAAAGAACAGTTTCTTACCGGCCGTCTGCTGGGGGAGTACGACAACGGCGCAGGCCGCCGCTGGCAGGACGCCCACGCCATCCGTTTCTTCAATGAGGGACAGGTTAACTATCCGTGGCACTCCGACGGCATGTGGTTCCTGACCCAGTTCAGACGCTGGGGACTGCTTAAAACCGCACCGGACTATGCCGCCATCGCGGCTCGCATCAACCGCACCGACATCTTCAGCGATGCCGCCGCCCAGGTCGGGGGGATTTCGCTGCCTTCTTCACCGCTGCGCGCCAGCACGCTTATTGACGGCACCGTCTGGAACGGCACCGATCCGGAAGGGTACGCCAGCCGTTTTGCCATTCAACGTAAAGGGGCATGA
- the chaB gene encoding putative cation transport regulator ChaB: MPFKSRTDLPDSVQHVLPAHAQDIYKEAFNSAWDQYKDKEDRKGDASREETAHKVAWAAVKHDYEKGDDDKWHKRK; this comes from the coding sequence ATGCCGTTTAAATCCCGAACCGACTTACCGGACAGCGTACAACATGTGCTACCTGCCCATGCGCAGGATATCTATAAAGAAGCCTTCAACAGCGCCTGGGATCAGTACAAAGATAAAGAGGATCGCAAGGGCGATGCCAGCCGTGAAGAGACCGCCCACAAAGTGGCGTGGGCAGCGGTGAAACATGACTATGAAAAGGGTGATGACGACAAATGGCACAAAAGGAAATAA
- a CDS encoding ABC transporter ATP-binding protein, translating to MKPIIQVQAVSQRFATASGEFLALQNVSFDIHEGETVSLIGHSGCGKSTLLNLIAGITLPTEGGLICDNREIAGPGPERAVVFQNHSLLPWLTCFDNVALAVDQVFRRTMSKAERREWIEHNLERVQMGHALHKRPDEVSGGMKQRVGIARALAMKPKVLLMDEPFGALDALTRAHLQDTVMQIQQSLNTTIVLITHDVDEAVLLSDRVMMMTNGPAATVGEVLAVNLPRPRHRVALAEDSRYHHLRQQILHFLYEKQPKAA from the coding sequence ATGAAACCCATTATTCAGGTGCAGGCCGTCAGCCAGCGTTTCGCCACCGCCAGCGGTGAATTCCTCGCGCTGCAAAACGTCTCTTTTGATATTCACGAAGGGGAGACCGTCAGTCTGATTGGTCACTCCGGCTGCGGCAAATCGACGCTGCTCAATTTGATCGCCGGCATTACGCTGCCCACAGAGGGCGGGCTGATCTGCGATAACCGCGAAATCGCCGGCCCCGGCCCGGAACGCGCGGTGGTGTTCCAGAACCACTCGCTGCTGCCGTGGCTGACCTGCTTTGACAACGTGGCGCTGGCTGTGGATCAGGTGTTTCGCCGCACCATGAGCAAAGCCGAGCGCCGCGAGTGGATCGAGCACAACCTTGAGCGCGTGCAGATGGGCCATGCGCTGCACAAGCGCCCGGATGAGGTGTCCGGCGGCATGAAGCAGCGCGTCGGCATTGCCCGTGCGCTGGCGATGAAGCCAAAAGTGCTGCTGATGGATGAACCCTTCGGCGCACTGGATGCGCTGACCCGCGCCCATTTGCAGGACACCGTGATGCAGATCCAGCAGTCGCTGAATACCACCATCGTGCTGATCACTCACGATGTGGATGAAGCGGTACTGCTCTCGGATCGCGTGATGATGATGACCAACGGCCCGGCGGCGACGGTGGGGGAAGTGCTGGCGGTAAACCTGCCGCGTCCGCGACACCGCGTGGCGCTGGCGGAAGACAGCCGCTACCACCACCTGCGTCAGCAAATCCTGCATTTCCTCTACGAAAAACAGCCGAAAGCGGCGTAA
- the ntrB gene encoding nitrate ABC transporter permease, with the protein MTLAQKKITVKPETTQGEVIVLPPVQVRRRTPRLNRHLRDVAQRIIPALLGLGLLVVAWQLAAINSKGFPTPLSTLDSALTLFADPFYNDGPNDMGIGWNVLASLQRVAIGFGLAALVGIPLGFLIGRFVFFSRMFTPLIALLRPVSPLAWLPIGLLLFQKAEPASSWTIFICSIWPMVINTAEGVKRIPADYLNVARVLQLSEWTVLRRILFPAVLPAVLTGVRLSIGIAWLVIVAAEMLTGGAGIGFWIWNEWNNLNVENILIAIVIIGVVGLLLEQGLMLIARRFSWQDK; encoded by the coding sequence ATGACACTTGCACAGAAAAAAATCACCGTTAAGCCGGAAACCACCCAGGGCGAAGTGATCGTCCTGCCGCCGGTGCAGGTGCGCCGCCGCACGCCGCGCCTGAATCGCCATCTGCGCGATGTTGCGCAGCGTATTATCCCCGCGCTGCTCGGTCTGGGACTGCTGGTGGTCGCCTGGCAGCTGGCCGCCATTAACAGCAAAGGCTTCCCGACGCCGCTCTCCACCCTGGATTCCGCCCTGACATTGTTTGCCGATCCCTTTTACAACGACGGGCCTAACGACATGGGCATCGGCTGGAACGTGCTGGCCTCCCTGCAGCGCGTGGCGATAGGTTTCGGGCTGGCGGCGCTGGTGGGGATCCCGCTCGGCTTTTTGATTGGCCGCTTTGTCTTTTTCTCGCGCATGTTCACACCGCTGATCGCGCTGCTGCGTCCGGTCAGCCCGCTGGCCTGGCTGCCGATTGGCCTGCTGCTGTTTCAGAAAGCCGAGCCCGCCTCCAGCTGGACCATTTTTATCTGCTCCATCTGGCCGATGGTGATCAACACCGCCGAAGGGGTGAAGCGCATTCCTGCGGACTACCTCAACGTCGCCCGCGTGTTACAGCTTTCTGAATGGACGGTGCTGCGCCGCATTCTGTTCCCGGCGGTACTGCCCGCGGTGCTCACCGGCGTGCGGCTGTCCATTGGCATCGCCTGGCTGGTGATTGTGGCTGCCGAAATGCTCACCGGCGGCGCAGGTATCGGCTTCTGGATCTGGAACGAGTGGAACAACCTCAACGTGGAAAACATTCTCATCGCCATCGTCATCATCGGCGTCGTAGGTCTGCTGCTGGAGCAGGGACTGATGCTCATCGCCCGCCGTTTCAGCTGGCAGGATAAATAA
- a CDS encoding DsrE/DsrF/TusD sulfur relay family protein, whose translation MQKIVIVASGAAYGSESLFNSLRLAIALREQDPAPELRLFLMSDAVTAGLRGQRPAEGYNIQQMLEILTAQNVPVKLCKTCTDGRGISALPLVEGVEIGTLVELAQWTLAADKVLTF comes from the coding sequence ATGCAAAAGATAGTGATCGTCGCCAGCGGCGCGGCGTACGGCAGTGAATCCCTGTTTAACAGTCTGCGTCTGGCTATCGCCCTGCGTGAGCAGGATCCTGCCCCCGAACTGCGGCTGTTTTTAATGTCCGATGCCGTCACCGCCGGGCTGCGCGGCCAGCGTCCTGCCGAAGGCTATAACATTCAGCAGATGCTGGAGATCCTCACCGCGCAAAACGTGCCGGTGAAGCTGTGCAAAACCTGCACCGATGGACGCGGCATCAGCGCGTTGCCGCTGGTAGAGGGTGTGGAAATCGGCACCCTGGTGGAGCTGGCGCAGTGGACGCTGGCGGCAGACAAAGTGCTGACTTTTTAA
- a CDS encoding gamma-glutamylcyclotransferase, with amino-acid sequence MLTRDFLMKADCKTAFGEIEESLLWSAEQRAASLAATLACRPDDGPVWIFGYGSLMWNPALEYTESCTGTLVGWHRAFCLRLTAGRGSACQPGRMLALKEGGRTTGVAYRLADDTLHDELSLLWKREMITGCYLPSWCKLTLDDGRTINALVFIMDPRHALYESDTRAQVIAPLIAAASGPLGTNAQYLFSLEQELIKLGMHDDCLNDLVGKVRRLLCDEKPGPEMQPGFA; translated from the coding sequence ATGTTAACGCGTGATTTTTTGATGAAGGCCGACTGTAAAACGGCTTTTGGCGAGATAGAAGAATCCCTGCTCTGGTCAGCAGAACAGCGGGCAGCCTCGCTGGCGGCGACCCTGGCCTGCCGCCCGGACGATGGCCCGGTGTGGATTTTTGGCTATGGCTCCCTGATGTGGAACCCGGCGCTGGAATATACCGAATCCTGTACCGGCACCCTGGTTGGCTGGCATCGTGCCTTTTGCCTGCGCCTGACCGCCGGACGGGGCAGCGCCTGCCAGCCGGGTCGCATGCTTGCCCTGAAAGAGGGCGGACGCACCACGGGCGTGGCCTACCGGCTCGCCGATGACACCCTGCACGACGAACTTTCGCTGCTGTGGAAGCGCGAGATGATCACCGGCTGCTATCTGCCGAGCTGGTGCAAACTCACCCTCGACGATGGCCGTACCATTAACGCGCTGGTCTTTATTATGGATCCGCGACATGCGCTTTATGAATCCGATACCCGCGCCCAGGTGATCGCCCCGCTGATTGCCGCCGCCAGCGGCCCGCTCGGCACCAACGCGCAGTATCTTTTCTCGCTGGAGCAGGAGCTGATTAAGCTCGGCATGCACGACGACTGCTTAAACGATCTGGTGGGTAAAGTACGCCGCTTATTATGCGACGAAAAACCCGGCCCGGAGATGCAGCCAGGTTTTGCCTGA
- a CDS encoding methyl-accepting chemotaxis protein has protein sequence MIRSIRARIIVATAGCLAIALLLNTIINYQVARQDNQQTRQDILTSTSNSHSLAIADWVNSKMTMIASLQSVAVQDDPVPVFKQIAQAGGFTNVYVGNAAKTAKFSDPTGVPADYDPTIRPWYQQVLKADAPVVTAPYVDAGTGKLVVTFAVPVKVNGTLTAVVAGDVTMDSVVANVQGIQPTPQSSGLLLDSDGTVIAASDPALTLKPFSDAIQGVEFSALKAGHAEDGTLAGADKTLLASPVKGTQWLLVVALDDNDATSGLSAQLKASALSLVVLVLTGGAVMHWLVATLLKRLVTIRDAMHAISNGTDDLSQRLPENGNDEVAEIARAFNAFSDKLAVVMVKLRDSSTSVKFAAREIAAGNQDLSGRTEQAASSLRGTASAIEQITASVGQSTDSAALANTQAQAASEAASRGGDVVKQAITTMQSIEEASSKIGDITSVIDGIAFQTNILALNAAVEAARAGEQGRGFAVVAGEVRTLASRSAQAAKEIKSLIESTTQSVSTGSRYVRLAGESMGDIVSGIDSVSVIMREITVATSEQMKGIQEINHAVIDLDRMVQQNAELVVESAAAADALQLQAAELAETAGHFRI, from the coding sequence ATGATCAGGTCCATTCGCGCGCGCATTATTGTGGCGACAGCAGGCTGTCTGGCTATCGCTTTGCTTCTTAACACTATTATTAATTATCAGGTGGCCCGTCAGGACAACCAGCAGACCCGGCAGGATATTTTAACCAGCACGAGTAACAGCCACAGTCTGGCAATCGCCGACTGGGTGAACAGCAAGATGACGATGATCGCCTCGTTACAGAGCGTGGCGGTGCAGGACGATCCGGTGCCGGTCTTCAAACAGATCGCTCAGGCGGGCGGTTTTACTAACGTTTATGTCGGCAATGCGGCGAAAACCGCCAAATTCTCCGATCCCACCGGCGTGCCCGCAGATTACGATCCCACTATCCGCCCCTGGTATCAGCAGGTGCTGAAAGCCGATGCGCCAGTGGTCACCGCGCCCTATGTGGACGCGGGCACCGGTAAGTTGGTGGTGACCTTTGCGGTGCCGGTGAAAGTGAACGGTACGCTGACGGCGGTGGTGGCCGGTGATGTGACCATGGACAGCGTGGTGGCGAACGTACAGGGTATTCAGCCCACGCCGCAAAGCAGCGGCCTGCTGCTGGACAGCGACGGCACGGTGATCGCCGCCAGCGACCCCGCGCTGACCTTAAAACCCTTCAGCGACGCCATCCAGGGCGTGGAATTCAGCGCCCTTAAAGCGGGTCACGCTGAAGACGGCACGCTGGCCGGTGCCGACAAAACCCTGCTCGCCTCGCCGGTGAAAGGCACACAGTGGCTGCTGGTGGTGGCGCTGGATGACAATGATGCCACCAGCGGACTGAGCGCCCAGCTTAAAGCTTCGGCGCTGTCGCTTGTCGTGCTGGTGCTTACTGGCGGCGCGGTGATGCACTGGCTGGTGGCGACCCTGCTTAAACGCCTGGTCACCATCCGCGATGCGATGCACGCCATCAGCAACGGCACCGACGATCTGTCCCAGCGTCTGCCGGAAAACGGCAACGATGAGGTGGCGGAGATCGCCCGTGCCTTTAACGCCTTCAGCGATAAGCTGGCGGTGGTGATGGTCAAACTGCGGGATTCCAGTACCTCGGTGAAATTCGCCGCCCGGGAGATCGCCGCCGGTAACCAGGATCTCTCCGGACGTACTGAACAGGCCGCCTCCAGTCTGCGCGGCACTGCCAGCGCCATCGAGCAGATCACCGCCTCGGTGGGCCAGTCCACCGATTCCGCCGCCCTGGCCAATACCCAGGCGCAGGCCGCCTCTGAAGCCGCATCACGCGGTGGCGACGTGGTGAAACAGGCGATCACCACCATGCAGTCTATTGAAGAGGCATCGTCCAAAATCGGCGACATCACCAGCGTCATCGACGGCATCGCCTTCCAGACCAATATTCTGGCGCTGAACGCCGCGGTGGAAGCGGCGCGGGCCGGGGAACAGGGCCGCGGTTTCGCCGTGGTGGCCGGGGAAGTGCGAACCCTTGCCAGCCGCAGCGCGCAGGCGGCGAAGGAGATCAAATCGCTGATCGAATCCACCACCCAGAGCGTGTCGACCGGCTCACGTTATGTGCGGCTGGCAGGGGAAAGCATGGGGGATATTGTATCGGGCATCGACAGCGTATCGGTGATCATGCGTGAAATCACCGTCGCCACCAGCGAGCAGATGAAAGGCATTCAGGAAATTAACCACGCGGTGATCGACCTTGACCGCATGGTGCAGCAGAACGCTGAGCTGGTAGTGGAATCTGCGGCAGCGGCGGATGCGCTGCAATTGCAGGCAGCGGAGCTGGCGGAAACCGCCGGGCACTTCCGCATCTGA